A region of Paenibacillus sp. 37 DNA encodes the following proteins:
- a CDS encoding transglycosylase domain-containing protein, which translates to MTKPNQKTRKRGFRVRKLFKNLSLLAVLAILATAAGLVYLYATSLPLADSDRNSRLLDSQGEVIATFSAGGKDSVPVQLEDIAPDLVHATLAVEDRKFYNHYGFDVQGMGRAVLVNLEHMQMSQGASTLTQQLARNLYLSHEKTWTRKAKEAMYTAQLEMKYSKDEILQMYLNEIYYGHGAYGIEAASRMYFGKSAKQLDLAESAMLAGIPKGPTYYSPYNHMKNAKDRQKIVLNAMADIGKITQAEADKAYEKMLVFKPESERKTVESAPYFRDYIRNLAIKELGISEAMLDHGGLNIYTTLDLRVQKAAEDAIAKGMDAKSELETALVSIDPRTGYIKAMVGGKNYRTNQINHVLATTRQPGSAFKPIMYLAALESKQLTSASIFNSEPTLFHYDNDRKTYKPGNFGDKYLGEIDLRQAIAASDNIYAVNTIMQIGPEQVVSMAKNLGITSNLSAVPSLALGTSPVSPLEMASAFSVIAAGGQRTPPVAILQVTDAAGRVLYESPQTKAETVVEPAAAYVLTRLMESVFENGGTGNRVSKAIKRPVAGKTGTTNTDAWLVGFTPELSTAVWVGYDQGKAISTSDGRRAAPIFAQFTEQALASVPPKIFTVPDHVVSVYIDPESGKLAGNGCEEKRLEVFIDGTEPTEVCHGTTDDSDSGEDEKTRQVQNQQGIQEEKHSWWGDFKRWWVE; encoded by the coding sequence ATGACCAAGCCAAATCAAAAGACCCGCAAACGCGGGTTCCGTGTACGTAAATTGTTTAAAAACCTGTCTCTGCTCGCCGTGCTCGCTATACTTGCTACCGCTGCAGGATTGGTCTATCTATACGCAACCAGCCTGCCTCTCGCAGACTCTGACCGGAATTCCAGATTACTGGACAGTCAAGGTGAAGTCATCGCTACCTTCTCCGCAGGTGGCAAAGACTCTGTACCCGTTCAACTGGAGGATATCGCTCCAGATCTGGTCCATGCCACTCTGGCTGTAGAGGACCGCAAATTCTATAATCACTACGGGTTCGACGTGCAAGGGATGGGACGGGCTGTGCTCGTTAACCTCGAACATATGCAGATGTCGCAGGGTGCGAGTACATTAACTCAACAGCTGGCGCGTAACCTGTATCTGTCTCATGAGAAAACATGGACTCGCAAAGCCAAGGAAGCTATGTACACGGCGCAATTGGAGATGAAATACAGCAAGGATGAAATTTTGCAGATGTATCTGAACGAAATCTATTATGGGCATGGTGCGTACGGAATCGAAGCGGCCTCACGAATGTATTTTGGCAAATCAGCCAAACAGCTGGATCTTGCAGAGAGTGCCATGTTGGCAGGAATCCCGAAAGGACCTACCTACTATTCACCCTATAACCATATGAAGAATGCCAAAGACCGACAGAAGATTGTGCTGAATGCCATGGCTGATATCGGAAAGATCACCCAAGCTGAAGCGGATAAAGCTTATGAGAAAATGCTGGTGTTCAAACCGGAAAGTGAGCGTAAAACGGTAGAAAGTGCCCCTTATTTCCGCGACTATATTCGGAATCTGGCCATCAAAGAACTGGGAATCAGTGAAGCGATGCTGGATCATGGAGGATTGAATATCTACACCACCCTGGATCTGCGTGTACAAAAAGCAGCTGAAGACGCGATAGCGAAGGGTATGGATGCCAAAAGTGAGCTGGAGACGGCTCTGGTGTCCATCGACCCTCGCACGGGCTACATTAAAGCCATGGTGGGCGGCAAGAATTACCGCACCAATCAGATTAACCATGTTCTGGCGACAACGCGCCAGCCAGGTTCGGCGTTTAAACCGATTATGTATCTGGCAGCCCTGGAATCCAAGCAGCTCACCAGTGCATCCATATTTAACAGTGAACCTACCCTTTTTCACTATGATAATGACCGCAAAACTTATAAACCCGGCAACTTTGGAGACAAGTATCTGGGTGAGATTGATCTAAGACAGGCGATCGCCGCTTCAGATAATATTTATGCGGTGAACACCATTATGCAGATCGGTCCTGAGCAGGTTGTGAGTATGGCAAAAAATCTCGGCATTACAAGCAACCTGAGCGCCGTACCTTCTCTTGCACTGGGAACGTCACCTGTCAGCCCGTTGGAGATGGCGTCGGCCTTTTCCGTCATTGCTGCTGGTGGACAACGGACGCCACCTGTAGCCATTCTGCAAGTGACGGATGCCGCAGGACGTGTGCTCTATGAATCGCCTCAAACCAAGGCTGAGACCGTTGTGGAACCTGCAGCAGCTTATGTCCTGACTCGTTTAATGGAAAGTGTCTTCGAAAATGGAGGAACGGGCAACCGCGTGTCTAAGGCGATCAAACGTCCGGTAGCGGGAAAAACGGGAACAACCAACACGGATGCCTGGTTGGTTGGGTTCACACCCGAGCTCTCCACCGCTGTATGGGTTGGGTACGATCAAGGCAAAGCCATCTCGACTTCGGATGGCCGCCGGGCGGCTCCGATCTTTGCCCAGTTCACAGAGCAGGCACTTGCGAGCGTACCACCCAAAATTTTCACTGTGCCTGATCATGTCGTAAGTGTCTATATTGACCCGGAATCCGGCAAGCTGGCAGGCAACGGTTGTGAAGAGAAACGATTGGAAGTTTTTATTGATGGTACTGAACCGACAGAGGTATGTCATGGCACAACGGATGATTCGGATTCTGGAGAAGATGAGAAGACCCGTCAGGTACAGAATCAACAAGGTATACAGGAAGAGAAACATTCCTGGTGGGGAGATTTCAAACGTTGGTGGGTAGAATGA
- the speB gene encoding agmatinase — MKLDQAYSGNVFICSSEDYENSKAVIYGMPMDYTVSFRPGSRFGPSHIRQASVGLEEYSPYLDKSIVDMTYFDAGDLLLPFGNAGRSLEVIHEYIGSLLADDKFPVGLGGEHLVTWPVIQQMYKKYPDLILIHIDAHADLRENYEGEPLSHSTPVRKAAELMGGQNIYQFGIRSGSREEFQYGRENINFYPFEVAAPMKEALPKMGNRPVYVTIDIDVLDPSAAPGTGTAEAGGITSKELLEAIHMIAGSDVNVVGCDLVEVAPIYDPTQQTQIVAAKLIREMLLGFVK; from the coding sequence ATGAAACTGGATCAAGCTTATTCAGGAAACGTATTTATTTGCAGCTCTGAGGATTATGAGAACTCCAAAGCGGTTATCTATGGCATGCCGATGGATTACACCGTCAGCTTCCGTCCGGGTTCCCGTTTCGGCCCATCTCATATCCGTCAAGCATCGGTTGGACTTGAAGAGTACAGCCCATATCTCGACAAAAGCATTGTAGACATGACATACTTTGACGCTGGAGACCTGCTCTTGCCTTTCGGTAACGCGGGACGCAGCCTTGAAGTAATTCATGAATACATCGGTAGTCTGCTCGCTGACGACAAATTCCCAGTTGGTCTCGGTGGCGAGCATCTGGTTACTTGGCCAGTCATCCAACAGATGTACAAGAAATACCCGGATCTTATCCTGATTCATATTGATGCACACGCTGACCTTCGTGAAAACTATGAAGGCGAGCCATTGTCCCACTCCACGCCAGTACGTAAAGCAGCTGAGTTGATGGGTGGCCAAAACATCTATCAGTTCGGTATCCGTTCTGGCTCCCGTGAGGAGTTCCAGTATGGTCGCGAGAACATCAACTTCTATCCATTTGAAGTGGCAGCTCCAATGAAGGAAGCTCTTCCGAAGATGGGCAATCGTCCGGTATACGTAACCATCGACATCGATGTACTTGATCCGTCAGCAGCACCAGGAACAGGTACAGCAGAGGCGGGCGGCATTACGTCCAAGGAACTGCTGGAAGCCATTCATATGATCGCAGGATCTGATGTAAATGTAGTTGGTTGTGACTTGGTTGAAGTTGCACCAATCTATGATCCAACACAACAGACACAGATTGTAGCTGCGAAGCTGATCCGTGAAATGCTGCTTGGATTCGTGAAATAA
- the speE gene encoding polyamine aminopropyltransferase, whose translation MELWFTEKQTPVFGITAKIKQTYVTEKTDFQDLAMVETEEFGNMLLLDGMVMTTVKDEFVYHEMAAHPALNTHPNPKKVLVVGGGDGGVIREVIKHAAVEKAVLVEIDGKVIEYSKKYLPEIAGKLDEPNVEVLVNDGYMHIIEHKNEYDVIIVDSTEPVGPAAPLFERGFYQGIYEALKEDGIFVAQTDNPWFKADLIQKVNKDVKEIFPIVHVYGCNIPTYPSGLWTFTMGSKKHDPLEVDETQIPEMDTKYYSPRLHKAAFVLPKFVEDLTK comes from the coding sequence ATGGAATTGTGGTTTACGGAGAAACAGACCCCGGTATTCGGGATCACCGCGAAGATTAAGCAGACCTATGTTACAGAGAAAACGGATTTTCAAGATTTGGCCATGGTAGAGACCGAAGAATTCGGTAACATGTTGCTTCTTGATGGCATGGTGATGACGACTGTAAAAGACGAATTCGTATATCACGAAATGGCGGCACATCCTGCGCTGAACACTCACCCGAATCCAAAAAAAGTTCTGGTTGTTGGTGGCGGGGATGGCGGAGTCATTCGTGAAGTCATTAAACATGCTGCTGTAGAAAAAGCTGTTCTCGTCGAAATTGACGGTAAAGTTATTGAATACTCCAAAAAATATCTGCCTGAAATCGCCGGCAAGTTGGACGAGCCTAATGTTGAAGTGCTCGTGAACGACGGCTATATGCATATTATTGAACATAAAAATGAATACGATGTGATCATCGTAGACTCCACGGAGCCTGTAGGCCCGGCTGCGCCATTGTTTGAGCGTGGGTTCTACCAAGGCATCTACGAAGCATTGAAAGAAGACGGAATTTTTGTTGCCCAAACGGACAACCCTTGGTTCAAGGCGGATCTGATCCAGAAGGTGAACAAAGACGTCAAAGAAATCTTCCCGATCGTACATGTGTACGGCTGTAATATTCCAACCTATCCAAGTGGTTTGTGGACATTCACTATGGGTAGCAAGAAACATGACCCGCTTGAGGTGGATGAGACTCAAATCCCGGAGATGGATACCAAGTATTACTCTCCGCGTCTGCACAAAGCAGCATTTGTACTTCCTAAATTCGTGGAAGATTTAACGAAATAA